Proteins from one Embleya scabrispora genomic window:
- the nuoH gene encoding NADH-quinone oxidoreductase subunit NuoH, whose translation MQLAAVGFGTDVWWLILLKAVLIFAFCVVMTLFAIWWERKVVAWMQMRIGPKYTGPQGLLQSLADGVKLALKEDITVKGADKAVYIIAPIVAMVPAFMAFAVIPFGPEVSIFGHRTHLQLTDLPVAVLYILAVASVGIYGIVLAGWSSGSTYPLLGGLRSSAQMISYEIAMGLSFAAVFLYSGSMSTSEIVAAQQDTWYAVLLPVSFIIYVVAMIGETNRAPFDLPEAEGELVGGFHTEYSSLKFALFFLAEYVNMVVVSSLATTLFLGGYLAPWPITAVWDGANSGWWPFLWYFLKVQAFIFVFIWLRGTLPRFRYDQFMKIGWKVLIPLSLVWLMLVATVRALKNEGYEQSRIVLWVAGGVVALLLLSILWDAVTPNKDADEEAAAKAAGPETFDPMAGGFPVPPMPGQQLPPVPRRNVRRPEPVGAPAAELPADRTEGEA comes from the coding sequence ATGCAGCTCGCCGCGGTCGGGTTCGGTACCGACGTCTGGTGGCTGATCCTGCTCAAGGCGGTGCTCATCTTCGCGTTCTGCGTCGTCATGACGCTGTTCGCGATCTGGTGGGAACGCAAGGTCGTGGCCTGGATGCAGATGCGCATCGGGCCCAAGTACACCGGCCCGCAGGGCCTGCTCCAGTCCCTCGCGGACGGCGTGAAGCTCGCGCTCAAGGAGGACATCACCGTCAAGGGCGCCGACAAGGCCGTCTACATCATCGCGCCGATCGTGGCGATGGTCCCGGCGTTCATGGCGTTCGCGGTGATCCCCTTCGGCCCCGAGGTCTCCATCTTCGGGCACCGCACGCACCTGCAGCTGACCGACCTGCCGGTCGCGGTCCTCTACATCCTCGCGGTCGCGTCCGTGGGCATCTACGGCATCGTGCTCGCGGGCTGGTCCTCCGGCTCGACCTACCCGCTGCTCGGCGGGCTGCGCAGCTCGGCCCAGATGATCTCGTACGAGATCGCGATGGGACTGTCCTTCGCGGCGGTGTTCCTCTACTCCGGCTCGATGTCCACCTCGGAGATCGTCGCCGCGCAGCAGGACACCTGGTACGCGGTCCTGCTGCCGGTCTCGTTCATCATCTACGTGGTCGCGATGATCGGCGAGACCAACCGGGCGCCGTTCGACCTGCCCGAGGCCGAGGGCGAGTTGGTCGGCGGCTTCCACACCGAATACTCGTCGCTGAAGTTCGCGCTGTTCTTCCTCGCCGAGTACGTGAACATGGTCGTGGTCAGCTCGCTGGCGACCACCCTGTTCCTCGGCGGCTACCTGGCCCCCTGGCCGATCACCGCGGTGTGGGACGGCGCCAACTCCGGCTGGTGGCCGTTCCTGTGGTACTTCCTCAAGGTCCAGGCGTTCATCTTCGTCTTCATCTGGCTGCGCGGCACGCTTCCCCGGTTCCGCTACGACCAGTTCATGAAGATCGGCTGGAAGGTGCTGATCCCGCTCTCGCTGGTGTGGCTGATGCTGGTCGCCACCGTGCGCGCGCTCAAGAACGAGGGCTACGAGCAGTCCCGGATCGTGTTGTGGGTGGCGGGCGGCGTGGTCGCCCTGCTCCTGCTGTCGATCCTGTGGGACGCGGTCACCCCGAACAAGGACGCGGACGAGGAGGCCGCCGCCAAGGCGGCCGGTCCCGAAACGTTCGACCCGATGGCGGGCGGGTTCCCCGTACCGCCCATGCCGGGCCAGCAACTCCCGCCGGTGCCGCGCCGCAACGTGCGCAGACCGGAGCCGGTCGGCGCGCCGGCGGCGGAGCTCCCGGCCGACCGCACTGAAGGAGAGGCATAG